In Meiothermus ruber DSM 1279, the following proteins share a genomic window:
- a CDS encoding glycosyltransferase family 4 protein: MPQPLPKIVHLTSAHPPFDVRIFHRECVSLAQEGYPVVLVAPHEGDEVRQGVQVRSVTKTKGRLGRMLGTVWAVYKQALAERGDIYHFHDPELIPVGMLLRLQGKKVVYDVHEDVPTDILSKRWIPKPLRGLVASSMRLLERLAGSLLSGIVTVTEPIAARFPAHKTILLQNFPHPQEIAALGSTSYQNRPARVLYAGSITAVRGLFEMLEAMQHLQNPEVRLTLIGAFAPPGLRAEAEQHPGYRYTDFLGYKNRPETLELLASSRIGLAVLHPIPSFLVSQPTKLYEYMMAGIPFVASDFPLWRRSIGDVSCGLFVNPNDPKAIAEAIRWLLEHPAEAEAMGQRGRQLILERLNWGVEFAKLTALYQRLYKAGTARHLEA, from the coding sequence ATGCCACAACCCCTGCCCAAGATCGTTCACCTCACCTCGGCCCACCCCCCCTTCGATGTCCGTATTTTTCATCGAGAGTGCGTGAGTCTGGCCCAGGAGGGCTACCCGGTCGTGCTGGTGGCACCCCACGAGGGAGATGAGGTGCGGCAGGGGGTGCAGGTACGGTCGGTTACAAAAACCAAAGGCCGTCTGGGCCGTATGCTGGGCACGGTCTGGGCCGTATATAAGCAGGCTCTGGCCGAACGAGGGGACATCTATCATTTTCATGACCCCGAGCTGATTCCTGTAGGAATGCTGCTGCGCCTGCAGGGCAAAAAAGTGGTCTACGATGTCCACGAGGATGTGCCCACCGACATTCTGAGCAAGCGTTGGATTCCCAAGCCCCTGCGCGGCCTGGTTGCCAGCAGTATGCGGCTGCTGGAGCGCCTGGCTGGCAGTCTGCTAAGCGGGATTGTGACGGTTACCGAGCCCATCGCAGCGCGTTTTCCGGCCCATAAAACCATCCTGCTGCAAAACTTCCCGCACCCCCAGGAAATTGCCGCCCTGGGCAGCACGTCCTACCAGAACCGGCCCGCCCGGGTGCTGTACGCCGGAAGCATTACCGCGGTGCGCGGGCTGTTCGAGATGCTCGAGGCCATGCAGCACCTGCAAAACCCAGAGGTTCGCCTAACCCTGATTGGGGCTTTTGCTCCGCCCGGCCTTCGGGCTGAGGCCGAGCAGCACCCCGGCTACCGCTACACCGATTTCCTGGGCTACAAAAACCGCCCCGAGACCCTCGAGCTTTTAGCCAGCAGTCGCATTGGCCTGGCCGTTCTGCATCCCATCCCCAGCTTTTTGGTCTCGCAACCGACCAAGCTGTACGAGTACATGATGGCCGGGATTCCCTTCGTGGCCTCGGATTTCCCGCTCTGGCGGCGCTCGATCGGCGATGTATCCTGTGGACTTTTCGTCAATCCCAACGATCCCAAGGCCATTGCCGAGGCCATCCGCTGGTTGCTCGAGCACCCCGCCGAGGCCGAGGCCATGGGACAGCGCGGGCGACAGCTGATTCTCGAGCGGCTCAACTGGGGCGTGGAATTCGCCAAACTTACGGCGCTGTACCAGCGCCTGTATAAAGCGGGCACCGCCCGTCACCTGGAGGCCTGA
- the glgC gene encoding glucose-1-phosphate adenylyltransferase: MSMRVLGMILAGGQGSRLFPLTAKRAKPSVPFGARYRIIDFVLNNFLNSGIYGIYVLTQFKAQSLTEHVQRHWRFGGFLEDAFILLVPAQMYRYEELGPVWYRGTADAIYQNLHLINNHKPEHVAIFGGDHIFKMNIAHMLDYHNDHKADLTIAAYPVPIEQASRFGVLQVDDQWRMVGFQEKPKNPTPIPGKPDLALVSMGNYIFRTEALVEKLEHDAKDPNSSHDFGKDVIPRALSEGYRIQVYDFKRNPIPGQSGPNTYWRDVGTIDAYFEASMDLIQVTPEFDLYNPEWPLRAANFNSPPAKFVHEAGARTGQAFNSLIAGGCIISGGTIRESVIFRRTRINSYALVERSVLFDEVEVGRYAKLRNTIVDKNVIIPPHTEIGYDLEADRARGFTVTPEGIVVVPKSYRF; the protein is encoded by the coding sequence ATGTCTATGCGAGTTTTGGGGATGATTCTCGCGGGGGGTCAGGGTTCAAGGCTCTTCCCTCTCACGGCCAAGCGCGCCAAACCCTCGGTGCCCTTCGGGGCCCGCTACCGCATCATCGACTTTGTGCTCAACAACTTCCTGAACTCGGGAATCTATGGGATTTATGTACTCACCCAGTTCAAAGCCCAGTCCCTCACCGAACACGTGCAGCGACACTGGCGGTTTGGGGGCTTCCTGGAGGATGCTTTCATTCTGCTGGTGCCGGCCCAGATGTACCGCTACGAGGAGCTGGGGCCGGTCTGGTACCGCGGCACCGCCGACGCCATCTACCAGAACTTACACCTCATCAACAACCATAAACCCGAGCACGTGGCAATTTTCGGGGGCGACCACATCTTCAAGATGAACATCGCCCACATGCTGGACTACCACAACGACCACAAGGCCGACCTCACCATCGCGGCCTACCCCGTGCCCATCGAGCAGGCCAGCCGTTTTGGGGTGCTGCAGGTGGACGACCAGTGGCGCATGGTGGGCTTTCAGGAAAAACCCAAAAACCCCACCCCCATCCCTGGCAAGCCCGATCTGGCCCTGGTCTCGATGGGCAACTACATCTTCCGCACCGAAGCCCTGGTGGAGAAGCTCGAGCACGACGCCAAAGACCCCAACTCCTCGCACGACTTCGGCAAGGACGTAATCCCCCGCGCCCTGAGCGAGGGTTATCGCATCCAGGTCTACGACTTCAAGCGCAACCCCATCCCCGGTCAGAGCGGCCCCAACACCTACTGGCGCGACGTGGGCACTATTGATGCCTACTTTGAGGCCAGCATGGATCTGATCCAGGTCACCCCGGAGTTCGACCTATACAACCCCGAATGGCCCCTGCGGGCGGCCAACTTTAACTCGCCACCGGCCAAGTTTGTGCACGAGGCCGGGGCCCGCACCGGGCAGGCTTTCAATAGCCTGATTGCCGGGGGCTGCATTATCTCCGGCGGCACCATCCGCGAGTCGGTGATCTTCCGTCGAACCCGCATCAATTCCTATGCCCTGGTCGAGCGCAGCGTGCTCTTCGACGAGGTGGAGGTGGGGCGCTATGCCAAGCTGCGCAACACCATTGTGGACAAAAACGTGATTATTCCGCCCCACACCGAGATTGGCTACGACCTCGAGGCCGACCGGGCTCGGGGCTTCACCGTCACCCCGGAAGGGATCGTGGTGGTGCCCAAGAGCTACAGATTTTAG
- the asnB gene encoding asparagine synthase (glutamine-hydrolyzing), producing MCGIAGLALRKPGALNWAGRALEGLHHRGPDDQGWLAWSPSAAAHRGKTWNEAQGLVLLVHRRLSILDLSELGWQPMSSPDGRYHLVFNGEIYNYLELRQELKALGHCFRSHSDTEVLLAAWAHWGTACLERLVGMFAFAVLDTQEQSLHLVRDFFGIKPLYYCAFAEGVGFASEIPVLLELPGVGRQVHPQGLYRYLRFGLTDDGAQTLFSDIRQIPAAHYLRLDLNNLQLTEPQRYWQPRLQNPLELSFEEAAEAVRAQFLENVRLHLRSDVPVGAALSGGIDSSAIVAAMRHLEPGLELHTFTYVADNGVSEEPWADLVGQAAGVQAHKVKPSASELVADLDELVRVQGEPFGSTSIYAQYRVFRLAQEAGIKVMLDGQGADEVLAGYAVYGGARLASLVRQGRWLEALAFLRTSRLEPALKDTWKSAIGFLIPASLEPLARRLAGQELAPPWLNTTWFTERNVQLASPRAAHGREVLRHELLQSLTETSLPKLLRYEDRNSMAHSIESRVPFLTPKLVELLLNLPEAHILSPQGQTKAVFRRAMQGLVPQAILDRKDKVGFATPEQHWLHQLAPWVHQLLDSETLGRIYPIQQTAVKEEFAAILAGRKPFDFRVWRWINLIAWARAFHVQFN from the coding sequence TTGTGTGGCATTGCCGGTCTCGCGTTACGTAAGCCAGGCGCCCTGAACTGGGCGGGCCGGGCGCTGGAGGGCCTGCACCACCGCGGCCCGGACGATCAGGGCTGGCTGGCCTGGAGTCCCAGCGCTGCGGCCCACAGGGGCAAGACCTGGAATGAGGCCCAGGGCTTGGTGCTGCTGGTGCACCGGCGGCTGTCCATCCTCGACCTGTCCGAGCTGGGCTGGCAGCCCATGTCGAGCCCGGACGGGCGCTACCACCTGGTGTTCAACGGCGAGATTTACAACTACCTCGAGCTGCGCCAGGAGCTGAAAGCCCTGGGCCACTGCTTCCGCTCCCACTCCGATACCGAGGTGCTGCTGGCGGCCTGGGCCCACTGGGGCACGGCGTGCCTGGAGCGCCTGGTGGGCATGTTCGCCTTTGCGGTGCTGGACACCCAGGAACAAAGCCTGCACCTGGTGCGGGATTTTTTCGGCATCAAGCCGCTGTATTACTGCGCTTTTGCCGAAGGTGTGGGCTTTGCCTCGGAAATCCCGGTCTTGCTGGAGCTGCCGGGGGTGGGCCGGCAGGTGCACCCCCAGGGCCTGTACCGCTACCTGCGCTTTGGCCTGACCGACGACGGAGCCCAGACGCTCTTCTCGGATATCCGGCAGATTCCGGCCGCGCACTACCTGCGGCTGGATCTGAATAATTTGCAGCTCACCGAGCCCCAGCGTTACTGGCAGCCCCGCTTGCAAAACCCCCTCGAGCTCTCTTTCGAAGAGGCCGCCGAGGCGGTGCGGGCCCAGTTTTTGGAGAACGTGCGGCTGCACCTGCGCTCGGATGTACCGGTGGGCGCGGCGCTTTCGGGGGGTATAGACTCCTCGGCCATTGTAGCGGCCATGCGCCACCTCGAGCCGGGCCTCGAGCTGCACACCTTTACCTACGTGGCCGACAACGGCGTCTCCGAGGAACCCTGGGCCGACCTGGTGGGCCAGGCCGCAGGGGTGCAGGCCCACAAGGTCAAACCCAGCGCCTCCGAGCTGGTCGCCGACCTCGACGAGCTTGTCCGGGTACAGGGCGAGCCCTTCGGCTCCACCAGCATCTACGCCCAGTACCGGGTGTTTCGCCTGGCCCAGGAAGCCGGTATTAAGGTGATGCTGGACGGGCAGGGCGCCGATGAGGTGCTGGCTGGCTACGCGGTGTACGGCGGCGCCCGCCTGGCCTCGCTGGTGCGGCAGGGGCGCTGGCTCGAGGCCCTGGCCTTTCTGCGCACAAGCCGGCTCGAGCCCGCCCTCAAGGACACCTGGAAAAGCGCGATCGGCTTTTTAATTCCCGCATCCCTCGAGCCCCTGGCCCGTCGGCTGGCAGGGCAGGAACTGGCCCCGCCCTGGCTCAACACCACCTGGTTTACCGAGCGCAACGTACAGCTCGCCTCGCCCCGCGCCGCCCACGGACGGGAGGTACTGCGCCACGAGTTACTGCAGTCCCTGACCGAGACCAGCCTGCCCAAGCTCCTGCGCTACGAAGACCGCAACTCCATGGCCCACTCCATCGAAAGCCGGGTGCCCTTCCTCACCCCCAAGCTCGTCGAGCTGCTGCTGAACCTGCCCGAAGCCCACATCCTCTCGCCCCAGGGACAGACCAAGGCCGTATTCCGCCGGGCCATGCAGGGCTTGGTGCCCCAGGCCATCCTGGATCGCAAGGACAAGGTGGGGTTTGCCACTCCCGAGCAGCACTGGTTGCACCAACTGGCCCCCTGGGTTCATCAACTGCTGGACTCCGAAACCCTGGGCCGTATCTACCCCATCCAGCAGACGGCTGTAAAAGAGGAATTCGCGGCCATTCTGGCCGGACGCAAGCCCTTCGACTTTAGGGTCTGGCGCTGGATCAATCTGATCGCCTGGGCCCGTGCTTTCCACGTGCAGTTCAACTGA
- a CDS encoding AAA family ATPase, which translates to MRLSYEALEWRTPIENSAEPVSLPPPPPFFGQERAREALELALRGGFHAYLVGPSSLGKHEALLAYLSTQSVETPPDLLYVPLSERKVAVLTLPSGQEIHLAEAVEGLLLEVNRLDELFRQGSFLREKTQLEARFKAAREQQLAALQQEAQEAGFALSVNGERLELTGPGPVPAELSARLEEVTLGSLAASAELEVALRRLRRDWALHYLNNRFEPLFQRFPQARTYLEALRARLARYAETGEPLDPAQWRPNLLTSSSSGTPPPIVYEPYATAPRLFGRLDYLVDRGVWSTNVSLIRPGAVHRAQGGYLILDALSLKREGTWEAFKRALRNGQVEPVTEPQAPAGLEVEPFPIQMQVMLVGTPEAFEALEEDPAFSELFRIRVEFSPTLPASPENRAALGGWLQTQGFQLTQGGLTRLYDEARRSAEQRDRMDARLVEIRALAEEAAVLGEGLVSAESVERAIAAREHRSFLSEEEFLRAVREGVISLRTTGKAVGEVNSLVVVEAAPYWGRPARLTARAAPGRDHLVSIDREAGLGGQIFHKAVLTLAGYLRSRYTEHGSLPVTISLAFEQNYVSIEGDSAGLAELVAALSAIGNFPLRQDLAVTGAVDQTGKVLAVGAINAKVEGFFRVCKTLGLSGTQGVILPQANLANLTLRAEVLEAIRAGQFHIYAVETAEQALELLADARMEGYRGLQDKIRAGLEAFAKLEEGQDKEDKENSQ; encoded by the coding sequence ATGAGGCTTTCTTACGAGGCGCTCGAGTGGCGCACCCCCATCGAAAATTCCGCCGAACCGGTCTCCCTACCACCACCCCCGCCTTTTTTTGGTCAGGAGCGGGCACGAGAGGCACTGGAGCTGGCGCTTCGGGGAGGGTTCCACGCCTACCTGGTGGGGCCCTCCAGCCTGGGCAAGCACGAGGCCCTGCTGGCGTACCTGAGCACCCAGAGCGTGGAAACCCCGCCCGACCTGCTGTACGTGCCCCTCTCGGAGCGCAAGGTGGCGGTGCTGACCCTGCCCAGCGGGCAGGAAATTCACCTGGCCGAGGCGGTGGAGGGCCTCTTGCTGGAGGTCAACCGGCTGGACGAGCTGTTCCGTCAGGGCTCTTTTCTGCGGGAAAAAACCCAGCTCGAGGCCCGCTTCAAAGCGGCCCGTGAACAGCAACTGGCTGCGCTACAACAGGAGGCCCAGGAAGCCGGCTTTGCCCTTTCGGTCAACGGTGAGCGGCTGGAGCTTACCGGCCCCGGCCCGGTGCCCGCCGAGCTCAGCGCCCGGCTGGAGGAGGTTACCCTGGGCAGCCTGGCTGCTTCCGCCGAGCTCGAGGTCGCCCTCCGGCGGTTGCGCCGCGACTGGGCCCTGCACTACCTTAATAACCGCTTTGAACCGCTGTTTCAGCGCTTCCCCCAGGCCAGAACCTACCTCGAGGCCCTGCGGGCCCGCCTGGCCCGCTACGCCGAGACCGGCGAGCCCCTCGACCCGGCCCAGTGGCGGCCCAACCTGCTCACCTCCTCCAGCAGCGGCACCCCGCCCCCCATCGTCTACGAACCCTACGCCACGGCCCCCCGGCTTTTTGGACGGCTGGACTACCTGGTGGATCGGGGGGTGTGGAGCACCAATGTCAGCCTGATCCGCCCCGGCGCGGTGCACCGCGCCCAGGGGGGGTATCTGATCCTGGATGCCCTGAGCCTCAAGCGCGAGGGCACCTGGGAGGCCTTCAAGCGGGCCTTGCGCAACGGCCAGGTTGAGCCGGTGACCGAGCCCCAGGCCCCGGCGGGCCTCGAGGTAGAACCCTTTCCCATCCAGATGCAGGTGATGCTGGTGGGCACCCCCGAGGCCTTCGAGGCGCTGGAGGAAGACCCGGCCTTCAGCGAGCTGTTCCGCATCCGGGTGGAGTTCTCGCCCACCCTGCCAGCCAGCCCTGAAAACCGCGCGGCCCTGGGGGGGTGGCTCCAGACCCAGGGCTTCCAGCTCACCCAGGGCGGCCTCACCCGGCTTTACGACGAGGCCCGGCGCAGCGCCGAGCAGCGCGACCGCATGGATGCCCGCCTGGTGGAGATTCGGGCCCTGGCCGAGGAGGCCGCCGTTCTGGGGGAGGGCCTTGTCAGCGCCGAGTCCGTGGAAAGGGCCATTGCAGCCCGTGAACACCGGAGCTTTCTCTCCGAGGAGGAGTTTTTGCGGGCGGTGCGGGAGGGGGTTATTAGCCTGCGCACGACTGGAAAAGCGGTGGGCGAGGTCAACAGCCTGGTGGTGGTCGAGGCCGCGCCCTACTGGGGCCGCCCGGCCCGCCTGACCGCTCGAGCCGCCCCCGGCCGCGATCACCTGGTTTCCATCGATCGTGAGGCGGGTCTGGGCGGGCAGATTTTCCACAAAGCGGTGCTGACCCTGGCGGGTTATCTGCGCAGCCGCTACACCGAGCACGGCTCTCTGCCGGTGACGATCAGCCTGGCCTTCGAGCAAAATTACGTCTCCATCGAAGGCGACTCGGCTGGGCTGGCCGAGCTGGTGGCAGCGCTCTCGGCCATCGGCAACTTTCCCCTGCGGCAGGACCTGGCCGTGACCGGTGCGGTAGACCAGACCGGCAAGGTGCTGGCGGTGGGGGCCATCAACGCCAAGGTGGAGGGCTTCTTCCGGGTCTGCAAAACGCTGGGGCTGAGCGGAACCCAGGGGGTGATCCTGCCCCAAGCCAACCTCGCCAACCTGACCCTGCGGGCCGAGGTGCTCGAGGCCATCCGGGCCGGGCAGTTCCACATCTACGCGGTCGAGACGGCTGAACAGGCCCTCGAGCTACTGGCCGACGCGCGTATGGAGGGTTACCGGGGTTTGCAGGACAAGATTCGGGCCGGCCTGGAGGCTTTTGCCAAGCTCGAGGAGGGCCAAGACAAAGAAGACAAAGAAAATAGCCAGTAA
- the asnB gene encoding asparagine synthase (glutamine-hydrolyzing) — MCGIAGAFSTSQPMPELTKLVGKIVNSQLPRGPDHQAVVELPQPAGQLVLGHNRLSIIDLSEHSNQPLWDHSRRYCIVFNGEIYNYLELRTELQTLGHRFQTQGDTEVILEAYKAWGKQAWERFIGMFAFALLDTQAGQLWLVRDRFGVKPLFYRLQHGLLAFASSTEALAQHFGLSPNLEYVSRGLFYYVYEDDSDISPYTGLHALPAGHHACVQLSQPSIEPQPYYDLKSRVEQKIQALRGMDEKALLEELETTLHSAVQLRLRSDVPLAVSLSGGLDSSLVAALAAQQHERVVGFCYGHPQAPRSEGPLARELAQKAGIDVHFVWPELSKEHLVQAFEKTLAAQDAPFPTLSILAQNFVYKAARSEGYKVLLGGQGGDEGFMGYRKFFLFQLRYLLAQKQYLELAGFALGLARLLSAELYKLGLFWQNRQRYFGGPAQGNLRLPSVRLALGTDHRQAPWLRQMLDVTRYSLPTLLRYEDRNSMGHSIESRLPFLDYRVLELGLALPVHLKLRHGYGKWALRQMAQGKIPDSIRTARYKRGFDVTQSWLATGLGSHLQEQIQAAEPVLREVLTPNLNLAHTYSPAQMQQQPHRLAEAISLVWLARKLSS; from the coding sequence ATGTGCGGTATTGCCGGGGCATTCTCAACCAGCCAGCCCATGCCGGAGCTGACCAAGCTGGTCGGTAAAATTGTGAACAGCCAGCTTCCTCGAGGCCCCGATCATCAGGCGGTGGTGGAGCTACCCCAGCCTGCCGGCCAGCTGGTACTGGGTCACAACCGCCTGAGCATCATTGACCTATCCGAGCACTCCAACCAACCCCTGTGGGATCACAGCAGACGCTACTGCATTGTGTTCAACGGGGAAATCTACAACTACCTCGAGCTGCGCACCGAGCTACAGACCCTGGGCCACCGCTTTCAAACCCAGGGCGACACCGAGGTCATCCTGGAAGCCTACAAAGCCTGGGGCAAGCAGGCCTGGGAGCGCTTTATCGGAATGTTCGCCTTTGCCTTGCTGGATACCCAGGCAGGGCAGCTCTGGCTGGTGCGCGACCGCTTTGGCGTCAAGCCGCTGTTTTACCGCCTGCAGCATGGCCTGCTGGCCTTTGCTTCCTCTACCGAGGCCCTGGCCCAGCACTTTGGCCTCTCCCCCAACCTGGAATATGTCAGCAGGGGACTTTTTTACTACGTCTACGAGGACGATAGCGATATATCGCCCTACACAGGCCTGCACGCTCTGCCCGCCGGACACCACGCCTGTGTGCAGCTTAGCCAGCCCAGCATTGAGCCCCAGCCCTACTACGACCTAAAAAGCCGGGTCGAGCAGAAAATACAAGCACTTAGGGGCATGGACGAAAAAGCCTTACTGGAGGAGCTCGAGACCACCTTACACAGCGCCGTTCAACTGCGGCTGCGCTCCGATGTGCCGCTGGCCGTCTCGCTTTCGGGCGGGCTGGACTCTTCGCTGGTAGCAGCTTTGGCCGCACAGCAGCACGAGCGGGTGGTGGGCTTCTGCTACGGCCACCCCCAGGCCCCCCGTTCCGAGGGCCCCCTGGCCCGGGAACTGGCACAAAAAGCTGGCATTGATGTGCATTTTGTCTGGCCCGAGCTTTCCAAAGAGCACCTTGTACAAGCCTTCGAAAAAACCCTGGCCGCACAGGACGCCCCTTTCCCCACCCTCAGCATCCTGGCCCAGAACTTTGTCTACAAGGCAGCCCGCAGCGAAGGTTACAAGGTACTGCTGGGTGGGCAGGGGGGCGACGAGGGCTTTATGGGCTACCGTAAGTTTTTCCTGTTTCAGCTCCGTTACCTGCTTGCCCAGAAGCAGTACCTCGAGCTAGCGGGCTTTGCTCTGGGACTGGCCCGGCTCCTGAGCGCAGAGCTGTACAAGCTGGGCCTGTTCTGGCAGAACCGCCAGCGCTACTTCGGCGGGCCAGCTCAAGGAAATTTGCGGCTGCCTTCGGTGCGGCTGGCGCTTGGCACAGACCATCGTCAGGCCCCCTGGTTGCGGCAGATGCTCGATGTCACCCGGTACAGCCTGCCCACCCTGCTACGCTATGAGGATCGCAACTCCATGGGCCACAGCATCGAGAGCCGCCTTCCTTTCCTGGACTACCGGGTGCTCGAACTGGGCCTGGCCCTGCCGGTACACCTCAAACTGCGGCACGGCTATGGCAAGTGGGCTTTGCGCCAGATGGCACAGGGCAAAATCCCCGATTCTATTCGTACCGCTCGCTACAAGCGGGGCTTCGACGTCACTCAAAGCTGGCTGGCCACGGGCCTGGGAAGCCACTTGCAAGAGCAAATACAAGCCGCTGAACCTGTACTGCGTGAGGTGCTGACCCCCAACCTGAACCTTGCTCATACCTACTCCCCTGCCCAGATGCAACAACAGCCCCACCGGCTGGCTGAAGCCATCAGTTTGGTCTGGCTTGCGAGGAAGCTCTCATCATAA
- a CDS encoding S41 family peptidase, whose translation MRWWVMGLVLWGSLALAQDTQAFAVRFEQAWRLVKERYYDTSFKGLNWEAIGHAYRQRLGEVRDWDGLYRLLDEMYGELRDDHSRVLSPAEARRLLSGAQCLPLPFKDQDLLPNATPSNPNTPSPRPAQPANPVSPPSQPSRTPYVTPQVRFTDGVVIVRLNNLVDAVGPSALQEAIRRYEARARGYVLDLRGNPGGLALRMAEVAGIFMRGVPWRIVSRGLGGIPLPTTPFLGRPQTQKPLVVLIDGNVHSAAEGLAGALKNAGRAYLIGTRSAGNTEALTPYCFPDGGVALVAGGVLAPFSGPTWEGRGVEPDLVEENPDKQLEAALRYILHQR comes from the coding sequence ATGCGCTGGTGGGTGATGGGTCTGGTTCTGTGGGGCAGCCTGGCTTTAGCCCAGGATACCCAGGCCTTTGCTGTGCGCTTCGAGCAGGCCTGGCGGCTGGTCAAGGAGCGCTACTACGACACCAGCTTCAAAGGGCTGAATTGGGAGGCTATAGGCCATGCTTACCGGCAGCGGCTGGGCGAGGTGCGCGACTGGGACGGGCTATACCGCCTGCTGGACGAGATGTACGGTGAACTGCGCGATGACCACTCGAGGGTCTTGAGCCCTGCCGAGGCCCGACGTCTGCTGAGCGGTGCCCAGTGCCTGCCCCTGCCCTTCAAAGACCAGGATCTGCTCCCCAACGCCACCCCATCCAACCCTAACACTCCCAGCCCCCGGCCCGCTCAGCCGGCGAACCCTGTTTCACCCCCTTCCCAGCCGTCCCGAACCCCCTACGTAACACCCCAGGTGCGCTTTACCGATGGGGTGGTCATCGTGCGGCTGAACAACCTGGTGGACGCGGTGGGCCCGAGCGCTTTGCAGGAGGCCATCCGCCGCTATGAGGCCAGGGCCCGGGGCTACGTGCTGGATCTGCGGGGCAACCCTGGCGGGCTGGCCCTGCGCATGGCTGAGGTGGCAGGCATCTTTATGCGGGGTGTGCCCTGGCGCATTGTGAGCCGGGGCCTGGGGGGCATTCCGCTGCCCACCACCCCCTTCCTGGGCCGCCCTCAGACACAAAAACCCCTGGTGGTGCTGATAGATGGCAACGTGCACTCCGCCGCCGAAGGGCTGGCCGGGGCCCTAAAAAATGCAGGACGGGCCTACCTGATCGGCACCCGCAGCGCTGGTAACACCGAGGCCCTCACCCCCTACTGCTTCCCCGATGGCGGGGTGGCCCTGGTGGCGGGCGGCGTGCTGGCCCCATTCTCCGGCCCCACCTGGGAAGGGCGCGGGGTGGAACCCGACCTGGTAGAAGAAAACCCCGACAAGCAGCTCGAGGCGGCCCTGCGCTATATCCTGCACCAGCGATAG
- a CDS encoding acyltransferase family protein: protein MEKRIHYLDWLRLLAVFLGLVFHAGRPFDGWPWIIKGPEIRWLTYFNEALTTVRLPLLFFVSGAATVFALRKASAIAYATDRFKRLIIPLVMGVLLIVPPQQYIRRLSLDSSNPQHFEGSYGQFLIGPWWGDGSFLFFNLHTEHLWFLLYLFYFSLLALPVFLYLRSPLGLGFLARLETWFQAAPWRIWLLVITPATLGALLPLGLGSHPGLAEDLANLGFYFELFVLGFALYLRPSLLQAIFGQRRQFLLAGLGLILLKAYFYSSVLHRNLFVSSELLPYHEVYWSLRDLAALSLIFAILAYAHRFLNKSSGFLDRARHWVYPFYIWHQTVIVVLGYFVLKLALPVGWLYALLLTGSLVVTVLLSELVQRSAVSRFLFGVHHKAQPATTRTSRTSESN from the coding sequence ATGGAAAAACGCATTCACTACCTAGACTGGCTGCGCTTGCTGGCGGTATTTCTGGGGCTGGTCTTTCATGCCGGGCGCCCTTTTGATGGCTGGCCATGGATCATCAAAGGCCCGGAAATTAGATGGCTCACCTACTTTAACGAAGCCCTTACCACAGTGCGCCTACCCCTGCTTTTCTTTGTATCCGGTGCCGCAACTGTTTTCGCACTACGCAAGGCTTCCGCCATCGCTTATGCGACCGACCGCTTCAAGCGGCTGATCATCCCTTTGGTCATGGGGGTTTTGCTCATCGTACCGCCCCAGCAGTACATTCGGCGGCTTTCATTGGACTCCAGCAACCCCCAGCATTTCGAAGGCAGCTACGGACAGTTTCTCATCGGCCCGTGGTGGGGGGATGGCTCCTTCTTGTTTTTCAATTTGCACACAGAACATCTGTGGTTCCTTTTGTATCTGTTTTACTTTTCGCTGCTGGCCTTGCCGGTTTTTTTGTATCTGCGCAGTCCCCTGGGGCTGGGTTTTCTGGCCCGGCTCGAGACCTGGTTTCAGGCCGCCCCTTGGCGGATCTGGTTGCTGGTTATCACACCCGCCACACTGGGGGCTTTGCTCCCTCTGGGCTTGGGTTCTCATCCGGGCCTGGCCGAAGACCTGGCCAACCTCGGCTTCTACTTCGAGCTATTTGTCCTGGGCTTTGCACTATATCTGCGGCCTAGCTTGCTGCAGGCTATTTTTGGGCAACGCCGCCAATTTCTTCTGGCTGGCCTGGGTCTTATTCTGCTAAAAGCTTATTTTTACTCTTCTGTCCTGCATCGCAATTTGTTTGTCTCTAGCGAACTACTTCCCTATCATGAGGTTTACTGGTCGCTAAGAGATCTGGCCGCTCTAAGCCTTATATTTGCCATTCTGGCCTATGCACACCGCTTTCTCAATAAGTCTTCGGGATTCCTGGACAGGGCCCGCCACTGGGTTTATCCGTTTTATATCTGGCATCAGACCGTCATCGTGGTGCTGGGGTATTTCGTGCTCAAGCTGGCCCTGCCTGTGGGCTGGTTGTATGCTCTGCTGCTGACAGGTTCGCTGGTGGTGACCGTGTTGTTAAGCGAGTTGGTGCAGCGCAGCGCGGTCAGTCGTTTCTTGTTTGGTGTTCATCATAAAGCCCAGCCAGCTACTACCCGCACCTCCCGGACTTCAGAATCCAATTAG